A window of the Gossypium hirsutum isolate 1008001.06 chromosome A05, Gossypium_hirsutum_v2.1, whole genome shotgun sequence genome harbors these coding sequences:
- the LOC107938215 gene encoding putative cyclin-D6-1 — translation MDKFDLEDPLTSLDGHQSDTISALFSSESDHMPSYNYFQCLKTSDFYVSFRQEAISLILQAQYSSNLDPYTQYLAVNYMDRFISWQEIPQGNPWIVRLLVIACISLAAKMKEIHFSFSDFQRDEGFMFDPPAIQRMELLVLDALNWRMRSITPFSFITFFVSLFQLKDPPLTQALKDRATNIIFQARNEINLLEFKPSIIGASALLLACHELFPLQFPSFETSVLSCEYVNEEKMMECFNEMQEMVNNEMSESIVDMVSSSSSTRTPVSVLDCHCSKSENEGTNSTMATTVTPENREIKRRKLNGFCNHSSTMKISQFQPCE, via the exons ATGGATAAGTTTGATCTCGAAGACCCGTTGACAAGCTTGGATGGACATCAATCTGATACCATTTCAGCTCTTTTCTCTTCTGAATCTGATCATATGCCTTCTTACAACTACTTTCAATGTTTAAAGACGAGTGACTTCTATGTTTCTTTCCGACAGGAAGCCATTTCTCTCATTTTGCAG GCACAGTATTCTAGTAACCTGGATCCTTACACGCAATACCTGGCTGTTAACTACATGGATCGGTTCATCTCCTGGCAGGAAATCCCG CAAGGCAATCCATGGATTGTGAGGCTCCTTGTGATAGCTTGCATTTCTTTGGCTGCAAAGATGAAGGAAATACACTTCTCTTTCTCTGATTTCCAG AGAGATGAAGGATTCATGTTTGATCCCCCAGCTATCCAACGAATGGAGCTTCTGGTTCTTGATGCCTTGAATTGGCGAATGAGATCAATAACACCCTTCTCTTTTATCACTTTCTTCGTGTCTCTTTTCCAACTTAAAGATCCACCCTTGACACAAGCATTGAAAGACAGAGCAACCAATATAATCTTCCAAGCTCGTAATG aaatTAATCTGTTAgagttcaaaccatcaataattGGAGCATCGGCTCTTCTTCTGGCATGTCATGAGCTATTCCCGTTGCAGTTTCCATCATTCGAAACCTCAGTTTTGTCTTGTGAATACGTGAACGAA GAGAAGATGATGGAATGCTTTAATGAAATGCAAGAGATGGTGAATAATGAAATGAGCGAATCAATCGTAGATATGGTGTCAAGCTCAAGTAGTACGAGAACCCCAGTAAGTGTTTTGGACTGCCACTGCAGCAAATCAGAAAACGAGGGTACCAACAGCACCATGGCAACCACTGTAACACCCGAAAACAGAGAAATCAAGCGTCGCAAATTGAATGGGTTTTGCAACCACAGTAGTACAATGAAGATTTCCCAGTTTCAACCATGTGAATAA